A region from the Kryptolebias marmoratus isolate JLee-2015 linkage group LG9, ASM164957v2, whole genome shotgun sequence genome encodes:
- the LOC112450275 gene encoding uncharacterized protein LOC112450275, whose protein sequence is MKMLFIFYALLMLKFGCCTKNYTFETKTAAVGQNVTLMCPLVKNVLYQETFYWIRLVSGNWLEFVGARFNFEHDGLTKFPHIQVKQEEETFLLQINGAKQSDTGLYYCVKTKQLEIMFLTGTMLKIKGPDPDITAVIQKSSSDPISPGDPETLQCSVLSDSEKKTCSEDHRVSWFRAGSDESHPSLIYAHGNSGEECGVSPEADSVKKCVYKFSKTVSSSDTGTYYCAVATCGQILFGKGAKLDNQESSFGLLGVSLIICSLCAVEALSLIVIAILIWSIIKNKCEPYQAAIELPKNCGQSKQKRDEDQLMYSAVIFTLVKTDSRAIKEVTERQRIYTAVKVVGFN, encoded by the exons ATGAAAATGCTCTTCATATTTTATGCCCTCCTGATGCTCAAATTTGGAT GTTGCACTAAAAATTATACTTTTGAGACAAAGACTGCTGCTGTTGGACAAAATGTGACCCTGATGTGTCCTCTAGTGAAAAATGTTCTCTACCAAGAAACCTTTTACTGGATCAGACTTGTTTCTGGAAACTGGCTTGAATTTGTGGGAGCAAGATTTAACTTTGAGCATGATGGTTTGACCAAGTTTCCTCACATTCaagtaaaacaagaagaagaaacttttcttttacagattAATGGAGCTAAGCAAAGTGATACTGGTCTTTACTACTGTgttaaaaccaaacaacttgaaattatgtttttgactGGAACAATGCTGAAGATTAAAg GACCAGACCCAGACATCACTGCAGTCATTCAGAAGTCTTCATCTGATCCGATCAGTCCAGGAGACCCAGAGACTCTGCAGTGTTCAGTTCTCTCTGACTCTGAGAAGAAAACCTGCTCAGAAGATCACAGAGTGTCCTGGTTCAGGGCTGGATCAGATGAGTCTCATCCCAGTTTGATTTATGCTCATGGAAACAGTGGTGAAGAATGTGGGGTTAGTCCTGAGGCTGATTCTGTAAAGAAATGTGTCTACAAATTCTCCAAGACCGTCAGCTCCTCTGATACTGGAACATATTACTGTGCTGTGGCCACATGTGGACAGATATTATTTggaaaaggagcaaaactgGATAATCAAG AATCCAGTTTTGGATTATTGGGGGTCAGTCTAATCATTTGTTCCCTCTGCGCTGTAGAAGCCTTATCTTTGATTGTTATAGCCATTCTCATATGGTCAATTATCAAAAACAAGTGTGAGCCTTACCAAG CTGCCATTGAGCTGCCTAAAAACTGTGGTCAGAGCAAACAAAAG agAGATGAGGACCAATTGATGTATTCTGCTGTGATCTTCACTCTGGTGAAAACCGACAGCAGAGCAATAAAGGAAGTGACTGAAAGACAAAGGATCTACACTGCTGTAAAAGTTGTTGGCTTCAATTAG
- the LOC108231290 gene encoding uncharacterized protein LOC108231290 isoform X1 translates to MKMLFIFYALLMLKFGCCTKNYTFETKTAAVGQNVTLMCPLVKNVLYQETFYWIRLVSGNWLEFVGARFNFEHDGLTKFPHIQVKQEEETFLLQINGAKQSDTGLYYCVKTKQLEIMFLTGTMLKIKGPDPDITAVIQKSSSDPISPGDPETLQCSVLSDSEKKTCSEDHRVSWFRAGSDESHPSLIYAHGNSGEECGVSPEADSVKKCVYKFSKTVSSSDTGTYYCAVATCGQILFGKGAKLDNQGSVFFLESNLWDLSKIFLILLSVALTVSLAVISYLIYTIKRKSCHCCNDAARGSVNQQHKQKDEHPLVYSAPTFSKRKSGKPERRNEKSPQEDTVYTDVKTFWKD, encoded by the exons ATGAAAATGCTCTTCATATTTTATGCCCTCCTGATGCTCAAATTTGGAT GTTGCACTAAAAATTATACTTTTGAGACAAAGACTGCTGCTGTTGGACAAAATGTGACCCTGATGTGTCCTCTAGTGAAAAATGTTCTCTACCAAGAAACCTTTTACTGGATCAGACTTGTTTCTGGAAACTGGCTTGAATTTGTGGGAGCAAGATTTAACTTTGAGCATGATGGTTTGACCAAGTTTCCTCACATTCaagtaaaacaagaagaagaaacttttcttttacagattAATGGAGCTAAGCAAAGTGATACTGGTCTTTACTACTGTgttaaaaccaaacaacttgaaattatgtttttgactGGAACAATGCTGAAGATTAAAg GACCAGACCCAGACATCACTGCAGTCATTCAGAAGTCTTCATCTGATCCGATCAGTCCAGGAGACCCAGAGACTCTGCAGTGTTCAGTTCTCTCTGACTCTGAGAAGAAAACCTGCTCAGAAGATCACAGAGTGTCCTGGTTCAGGGCTGGATCAGATGAGTCTCATCCCAGTTTGATTTATGCTCATGGAAACAGTGGTGAAGAATGTGGGGTTAGTCCTGAGGCTGATTCTGTAAAGAAATGTGTCTACAAATTCTCCAAGACCGTCAGCTCCTCTGATACTGGAACATATTACTGTGCTGTGGCCACATGTGGACAGATATTATTTggaaaaggagcaaaactgGATAATCAAG GTTCTGTATTTTTTCTAGAATCTAACTTGTGGGATCTGTCcaaaatatttctaattttgttaTCTGTTGCTTTGACTGTGAGTCTGGCTGTTATATCTTACCTCATTTATACCATCAAGAGGAAATCTTGTCATTGTTGCAATG ATGCTGCAAGAGGCAGTGTTAATCAGCAACATAAACAA AAAGACGAGCACCCTTTGGTTTATTCTGCTCCGACCTTCTCCAAGAGGAAATCTGGAAAACCAGAAAGAAGGAATGAAAAATCGCCTCAAGAGGACACGGTTTACACTgatgttaaaacattttggaaagaCTAA
- the LOC108231290 gene encoding uncharacterized protein LOC108231290 isoform X2 — MKMLFIFYALLMLKFGCCTKNYTFETKTAAVGQNVTLMCPLVKNVLYQETFYWIRLVSGNWLEFVGARFNFEHDGLTKFPHIQVKQEEETFLLQINGAKQSDTGLYYCVKTKQLEIMFLTGTMLKIKGPDPDITAVIQKSSSDPISPGDPETLQCSVLSDSEKKTCSEDHRVSWFRAGSDESHPSLIYAHGNSGEECGVSPEADSVKKCVYKFSKTVSSSDTGTYYCAVATCGQILFGKGAKLDNQESNLWDLSKIFLILLSVALTVSLAVISYLIYTIKRKSCHCCNDAARGSVNQQHKQKDEHPLVYSAPTFSKRKSGKPERRNEKSPQEDTVYTDVKTFWKD; from the exons ATGAAAATGCTCTTCATATTTTATGCCCTCCTGATGCTCAAATTTGGAT GTTGCACTAAAAATTATACTTTTGAGACAAAGACTGCTGCTGTTGGACAAAATGTGACCCTGATGTGTCCTCTAGTGAAAAATGTTCTCTACCAAGAAACCTTTTACTGGATCAGACTTGTTTCTGGAAACTGGCTTGAATTTGTGGGAGCAAGATTTAACTTTGAGCATGATGGTTTGACCAAGTTTCCTCACATTCaagtaaaacaagaagaagaaacttttcttttacagattAATGGAGCTAAGCAAAGTGATACTGGTCTTTACTACTGTgttaaaaccaaacaacttgaaattatgtttttgactGGAACAATGCTGAAGATTAAAg GACCAGACCCAGACATCACTGCAGTCATTCAGAAGTCTTCATCTGATCCGATCAGTCCAGGAGACCCAGAGACTCTGCAGTGTTCAGTTCTCTCTGACTCTGAGAAGAAAACCTGCTCAGAAGATCACAGAGTGTCCTGGTTCAGGGCTGGATCAGATGAGTCTCATCCCAGTTTGATTTATGCTCATGGAAACAGTGGTGAAGAATGTGGGGTTAGTCCTGAGGCTGATTCTGTAAAGAAATGTGTCTACAAATTCTCCAAGACCGTCAGCTCCTCTGATACTGGAACATATTACTGTGCTGTGGCCACATGTGGACAGATATTATTTggaaaaggagcaaaactgGATAATCAAG AATCTAACTTGTGGGATCTGTCcaaaatatttctaattttgttaTCTGTTGCTTTGACTGTGAGTCTGGCTGTTATATCTTACCTCATTTATACCATCAAGAGGAAATCTTGTCATTGTTGCAATG ATGCTGCAAGAGGCAGTGTTAATCAGCAACATAAACAA AAAGACGAGCACCCTTTGGTTTATTCTGCTCCGACCTTCTCCAAGAGGAAATCTGGAAAACCAGAAAGAAGGAATGAAAAATCGCCTCAAGAGGACACGGTTTACACTgatgttaaaacattttggaaagaCTAA
- the LOC108231235 gene encoding uncharacterized protein LOC108231235: protein MILLWVTLLLFHQGYTLVPVTTVQLGEPVTFTCPVPEDKDSSFLLCWYKQNAGDSMKLIASLLMHVQPEYGPEFSASRINVMLDKEISNLTILRTVQGDEGMYHCAFKDWKKHRWHGNYLSLKGNSDGTSNYTVVEQRTSSDPDRPGGSVSLQCSVLSDSDNKTCSGGLRVFWFRSRSDKSSPDIIYADGNRHDECEKKPDSQKRCVFSKNINSSDAETYYCAVATCGQIIFGKGIEINAEQTADTKFITLMITITCLAISVIVNIVFICYQNPRVTCKQSKGTERTSSPTRHENLGQPRDCINEDGQDLNYVALRFSGGKSSRGKKKKELKTEESVYSHVKI from the exons ATGATTCTCCTCTGGGTGACACTGCTCCTTTTTCATCAGGGAT ATACATTGGTTCCAGTGACCACAGTTCAACTTGGTGAACCTGTAACTTTTACATGCCCCGTGCCTGAGGATAAAGACAGCAGTTTTTTACTATGCTGGTACAAACAAAATGCAGGGGATTCCATGAAATTAATAGCGTCACTGTTGATGCATGTACAACCTGAATATGGACCAGAGTTTTCTGCATCAAGAATTAATGTGATGCTTGATAAAGAAATCAGCAATCTGACAATTTTAAGAACAGTTCAAGGAGATGAAGGGATGTATCACTGTGCTTTCAAGGATTGGAAAAAGCATAGATGGCATGGGAACtatttgtcattaaaag GAAACTCTGATGGGACATCAAACTACACTGTTGTTGAACAGAGAACATCATCAGATCCAGACCGTCCAGGAGGCTCAGTGTCTCTACAGTGTTCAGTTCTCTCTGATTCTGACAACAAGACGTGTTCAGGAGGTCTCAGAGTGTTCTGGTTCAGATCCAGATCAGACAAGTCTTCTCCAGACATCATCTATGCTGATGGAAACAGACATGATGAATGTGAGAAGAAACCTGACTCCCAGAAGAGATGTGTGTTCTCAAAGAACATCAACTCCTCTGATGCTGAGACTTACTACTGTGCTGTGGCCACATGTGGACAGATAATATTTGGAAAAGGAATCGAAATAAATGCTG agCAAACAGCAGACACTAAATTTATTACGCTGATGATAACAATAACCTGCTTGGCCATTTCTGTGattgtaaatattgttttcatctgttaCCAAAATCCAAGAGTAACATGCAAACAATCAAAAG gaaCAGAGAGAACCTCTTCACCAACAAGACATGAAAACTTGGGCCAGCCAAGAGATTGTATC AATGAAGATGGACAGGATCTGAACTATGTTGCGTTACGTTTCTCTGGAGGGAAAAGTTCaagaggaaagaagaagaaagagttGAAGACTGAAGAGAGTGTGTACTCCCacgttaaaatataa
- the LOC108231234 gene encoding uncharacterized protein LOC108231234, translating into MQTSGDDSFDHSNPRMPSPLFLPRLLLTAHRLSNFPQPVYATPPVPMPHSCLPRSRPPCLTLDSHLLPTPCRILPRSRISGNQPRFPSLDIAYWIVPFWIWLQLSDSLALTSRLSLDFPYRLNPSLKTAAAPTSQTPAVLPGPGQAPFQTGYTLVPVTTVQLGEPVTFTCPLPEDKDISGKLYWYKQNAGDSMKLIALLWIHAKPENGPASSASRLIVTIDEKISNLTILRTVQGDEGMYHCAFNDWKNHSWHGNYLSLKGNSDGTSNYTVVEQRTSSDPDRPGGSVSLQCSVLSDSDNKTCSGGLRVFWFRSRSDKSYPDIIYADGNRHDECEKKPDSQKRCVFSKNISSSDAESYYCAVATCGQIIFGKGIKIEAGQTADPKFITLMITIICLAISVIVNIVFICYQNPRAKGTERTSSPTRHENLGQPRDYINEDGQDLNYVALRFSGGKSSRGKKKKELKTEESVYSHVKI; encoded by the exons atgcaaacttcaggTGATGACAGCTTTGACCACTCCAACCCCAGGATGCCTAG tccactgttcctgccacgccttcTGCTCACAGCTCACAGgctcagtaactttccacagcctGTCTATGCCACGCCTCCTGTTCCCATGCCACA ttcatgcctgcctcGATCACGACCCCCCTGCCTGACTCTCGACTCTCACCTCCTGCCTACTCCTTGCCGGATACTTCCACGGAGTCGGATCTCTGGTAACCAACCTCGCTTCCCCTCTCTGGACATCGCCTACTGGATTGTTcccttttggatttggctgcAACTCTCTGACTCACTGGCTCTGACCTCTCGCCTGTCCCTGGACTTTCCCTATCGCCTAAACCCCTCTCTGAAGACCGCTGCTGCTCCCACCTCGCAGACCCCGGCTGTCTTACCTGGTCCAGGCCAAGCCCCGTTCCAGACC GGAT ATACATTGGTTCCAGTGACCACAGTTCAACTTGGTGAACCTGTAACTTTTACATGTCCCCTGCCTGAAGATAAAGACATCAGTGGTAAACTTTACTGGTACAAACAAAATGCAGGGGATTCTATGAAATTAATTGCGTTGCTGTGGATACATGCAAAACCTGAAAATGGACCAGCATCTTCTGCATCAAGGCTGATTGTGACGATTGATGAAAAAATCAGCAATCTGACAATTTTAAGAACAGTTCAAGGAGATGAAGGGATGTATCACTGTGCTTTCAACGACTGGAAAAACCATAGTTGGCACGGGAACtatttgtcattaaaag GAAACTCTGATGGGACATCAAACTACACTGTTGTTGAACAGAGAACATCATCAGATCCAGACCGTCCAGGAGGCTCAGTGTCTCTACAGTGTTCAGTTCTCTCTGATTCTGACAACAAGACGTGTTCAGGAGGTCTCAGAGTGTTCTGGTTCAGATCCAGATCAGACAAGTCTTATCCAGACATCATCTATGCTGATGGAAACAGACATGATGAATGTGAGAAGAAACCTGACTCCCAGAAGAGATGTGTGTTCTCAAAGAACATCAGCTCCTCTGATGCTGAGAGTTACTACTGTGCTGTGGCCACATGTGGACAGATAATATTTGGAAAAGGAATCAAAATAGAAGCTG ggCAAACAGCAGACCCTAAATTTATTACGCTGATGATAACAATAATCTGCTTGGCCATTTCTGTGattgtaaatattgttttcatctgttaCCAAAATCCAAGAGCAAAAG gaaCAGAGAGAACCTCTTCACCAACAAGACATGAAAACTTGGGCCAGCCAAGAGATTATATC AATGAAGATGGACAGGATCTGAACTATGTTGCGTTACGTTTCTCTGGAGGGAAAAGTTCaagaggaaagaagaagaaagagttGAAGACTGAAGAGAGTGTGTACTCCCacgttaaaatataa
- the LOC108231232 gene encoding uncharacterized protein LOC108231232 isoform X1: MKLIALLWIHAKPENGPASSASRLIVTIDEKISNLTILRTVQGDEGMYHCAFNDWKNHSWHGNYLSLKGNSDGTSNYTVVEQRTSSDPDRPGGSVSLQCSVLSDSDNKTCSGGLRVFWFRSRSDKSYPDIIYADGNRHDECEKKPDSQKRCVFSKNISSSDAGTYYCAVATCGQILFGKGIKIEAEQTADPKFITLVITIICLAISVIVNIVFICYLNPRATCKQSKGTERTSSPTGHENLGQPRDCINEDGQDLNYVALHFSGGKSSRGKKKKELKTEESVYSHVKI; encoded by the exons ATGAAATTAATTGCGTTGCTGTGGATACATGCAAAACCTGAAAATGGACCAGCATCTTCTGCATCAAGGCTGATTGTGACGATTGATGAAAAAATCAGCAATCTGACAATTTTAAGAACAGTTCAAGGAGATGAAGGGATGTATCACTGTGCTTTCAACGACTGGAAAAACCATAGTTGGCACGGGAACtatttgtcattaaaag GAAACTCTGATGGGACATCAAACTACACTGTTGTTGAACAGAGAACATCATCAGATCCAGACCGTCCAGGAGGCTCAGTGTCTCTACAGTGTTCAGTTCTCTCTGATTCTGACAACAAGACGTGTTCAGGAGGTCTCAGAGTGTTCTGGTTCAGATCCAGATCAGACAAGTCTTATCCAGACATCATCTATGCTGATGGAAACAGACATGATGAATGTGAGAAGAAACCTGACTCCCAGAAGAGATGTGTGTTCTCAAAGAACATCAGCTCCTCTGATGCTGGGACTTACTACTGTGCTGTGGCCACATGTGGACAGATATTATTTGGAAAAGGAATCAAAATAGAAGCTG agCAAACAGCTGACCCTAAATTTATTACGCTGGTGATAACAATAATCTGCTTGGCCATTTCTGTaattgtaaatattgttttcatctgttaCCTAAATCCAAGAGCAACATGCAAACAATCAAAAG gaaCAGAGAGAACCTCTTCACCAACAGGACATGAAAACTTGGGCCAGCCAAGAGATTGTATC AATGAAGATGGACAGGATCTGAACTATGTTGCGTTACATTTCTCTGGAGGGAAAAGTTCaagaggaaagaagaagaaagagttGAAGACTGAAGAGAGTGTGTACTCCCATGTTAAAATCTAA
- the LOC108231233 gene encoding uncharacterized protein LOC108231233 — protein MIFLWVTLLLFHQGYTLVPVTTVQLGEPVTFTCPVPEDKDSSFLLCWYKQNAGDSMKLIASLLMHVQPEYGPEFSASRINVMLDKEISNLTILRTVQGDEGMYHCAFNDWKNHSWHGNYLSLKGNSDGTSNYTVVEQRTSSDPDRPGGSVSLQCSVLSDSDNKTCSGGLSVFWFRSRSDKSYPDIIYADGNRHDECEKKPDSQKRCVFSKNIISSDAESYYCAVATCGQILFGKGIKIEAGSSLWTQHERTVVFLLSAVLALSLIVIAVLMCSINKNKCLHCKAVDKLQIQNGGPKSQQTGEHEWIYSAAVFTRMKSNSRAMKDSAEKQRIYAAVKAFGLN, from the exons ATGATTTTCCTCTGGGTGACACTGCTCCTTTTTCATCAGGGAT ATACATTGGTTCCAGTGACCACAGTTCAACTTGGTGAACCTGTAACTTTTACATGCCCCGTGCCTGAGGATAAAGACAGCAGTTTTTTACTATGCTGGTACAAACAAAATGCAGGGGATTCCATGAAATTAATAGCGTCACTGTTGATGCATGTACAACCTGAATATGGACCAGAGTTTTCTGCATCAAGAATTAATGTGATGCTTGATAAAGAAATCAGCAATCTGACAATTTTAAGAACAGTTCAAGGAGATGAAGGGATGTATCACTGTGCTTTCAACGACTGGAAAAACCATAGTTGGCATGGGAACtatttgtcattaaaag GAAACTCTGATGGGACATCAAACTACACTGTTGTTGAACAGAGAACATCATCAGATCCAGACCGTCCAGGAGGCTCAGTGTCTCTACAGTGTTCAGTTCTCTCTGATTCTGACAACAAGACGTGTTCAGGAGGTCTCAGCGTGTTCTGGTTCAGATCCAGATCAGACAAGTCTTATCCAGACATCATCTATGCTGATGGAAACAGACATGATGAATGTGAGAAGAAACCTGACTCCCAGAAGAGATGTGTGTTCTCAAAGAACATCATCTCCTCTGATGCTGAGAGTTACTACTGTGCTGTGGCCACATGTGGACAGATATTATTTGGAAAAGGAATCAAAATAGAAGCTG GATCCAGCTTGTGGACCCAGCATGAGagaactgttgtttttcttctgagtgCTGTCTTGGCATTAAGTCTGATTGTAATAGCTGTCCTCATGTGctccatcaacaaaaacaaatgtcttcacTGCAAAG CTGTTGATAAGCTGCAGATACAGAATGGTGGTCCAAAGAGTCAACAG aCAGGTGAGCATGAGTGGAtttactctgctgctgtcttcacaAGAATGAAATCCAACAGCAGAGCAATGAAAGAttcagcagagaaacagaggaTCTACGCTGCTGTCAAAGCTTTTGGATTGAATTAA